The Halorubrum sp. BV1 sequence GTGACGGATGACTGACGCGCGCCGCGGAGAGAGCTCCACCGCAGATGGCCGACAAACCGGTAGAGACTCGCCGGCCGGTGGCGGCTGGCGGGCCGGCAAAGGCGACCTCGACGCGCGCATCCTCGTCATCGACAACTACGACTCGTTCGCGTACAACCTCGTCCAGTACGTGGGCGAGGTCGCCGGCGCGGTGACGGTGCGACGGAACGACGCGGTCGATCTCGCTGGGATCCGCGAGATCGACCCGGACGGCGTCGTCGTCTCACCCGGACCGGGGACGCCCGCCGACGCCGGCGTCTCCACCGCCGTCTTTGCCCTCGATCGCCCCGTCTTCGGCGTCTGTCTGGGCCACCAGGCGATGTGTGCCAACCGCGGCAGCCGGGTCACTCATGCCCCGGAGGTCGTCCACGGGAAACCGTCGACAATCACCCACGACGGCGCGGGTGTGTTCGCCGGGCTCCCCGACCGCCTGCGAGTCGGCCGGTACCACTCGCTTTGTGTCACGCGCGAGGATCTCCCCGACGAGCTTGTCGAGACCGCACGCACCGAGGACGAGCGGTCGGTCGTGATGGGCGTCCGCCATCGAGAGAAGCCGCACGTCGGCGTGCAGTTCCACCCCGAGAGCATCCTGACGCCGCGCGGCGAGGCGATGGTTCGGAACTTCGCGGAGGTGTGTGCGGACCGTGCCTGAAGATCAGCTGCGGTACCACGTCGACGGCGACCTCGTCCCGGCCGACGAGGCGACGGTCTCCGTCGAAGACCGCGGGTTCGCGTACGGCGACGCCGCCTTCGAGACGCTGCGGGCCTACGGCGGGGAGGTGTTCCGGTGGGACGCGCACGCGGCGCGGCTCGCCGGCACCTGCGAGACGCTCGGGCTCGATCACGGCGTCGCCGATGCGGAGTTGAAAGCTCGGATCGACGAGACCCTCGCGGCCAACACCCTCGACGACGCGTACGTGAAGTGCTCGATCACCCGTGGAGTCCAGTCCGGGACGCTCGACCCGCGGCCCGACGTCGACCCGACCGTCGTCGTGATAGCGAAGCCCCTGCCTCGCGGGGGCGTCGGAGCGGGAGACGAGAGGGCGGGCGAAAACGGCGCGAACAAGGACGGCGTGGGAGACGAGATGGCAGGCGAAAACGGCGTGGGAGCCGTCTACGACGGGCCGGCCGCGCTCCAGACGACGAAGACCCGCAAGCCGTCGTCGCGTGCGTTCCCCGCGGACGCGAAGACGCACAACTACCTGAACGGGATCCTCGCCCGACTCGAACTTCGCGTCACGGGCGCGGACGAGGCGCTCATGCTCGACCCCGAGGGAAACGTCGCCGAGGGGGCGACTTCGAACGTCTTCTTTTCTGACGGCACCGCGCTCAAGACGCCATCGCTCGACGGGCCGGTGCTCCCCGGGATCACCCGTCGCGCGGTGATCGAAATTGCCGAAGAGGAGGGGATCCCCGTCGAGGAGGGGGCGTACGCGCCCGACGCGGTTCGGGAGGCCGAGGAGGTGTTCCTCACCAACTCGACGTGGGAGATCCGGCCGGTCGCGACCGTCGACGGGATCGCGGTCGGCGGAACGGGAGGGGAGAGAACGGGCGGGGGGGCGGACGCCGCCGCGGGCCCGCTCACCACGCTCCTCTCGCGGCTGTTCGACCGACGCGTGGAGGAAAGGTACTACGACGGCGAGCGGCTGTGATACGGGGGCCGTCCTTCCCCGCGCCGACCGCAGCGTTCAAACGCGCCGCAGGCCACGGACGCGTATGGACGCGGAGCGCCGAGTCGCCGCCGTCAAGGAGGTTCCGGAGGAGAGCACGCTGCTCGTGACGCTTCGGCCCGTCGACGCCGACGCGGTCGACGACGGCGAGGGCGACGTGGGCGAGTCCGACGACGGCCGGCCGGAGGCCGAGGCGATCCTCACGCGGGCGACCGGCGAGGTGACTGCCTTCCGGAACTACTGTCAACACTGGACCGACGTACGCCTCGACAAGGACGACGGCGCGTTCGTCCGCAACGGCGAGGTGTTCTGTCAGAAGCACGGCGCGACGTTTGAGGCCGACTCCGGCTACTGCAACTTCGGCCCTTGCGAGGGCGCGATCCTCGAAACGGTCGACGTGACCGTCGACGACGACGCGGTGTTCCTTGCCGACGACGCCTACGAGTTCGTTCGACTCGGACCCGCCCGGCGCGACGGCGACGCGGGCGACTCGCGGATCGATTTTACCGGAAACTAACCGCCCGCAGCACCGCCGAACTGAGCGTACGCCACAACTCCTCCGTACGCCGCAATCCCTCCGTACCACAACTCCTCCGTACGCGACAACTCCTCCGTACGCGACAACTCCTCCGTACGCCGCAAACGCCTCGTGCGTCGCCGAACGGCATTTATTAACGGCGATCGTACACCGCACTGAAGCGCCCCCGCACGATGAATCTCAGATCGCTCGCCGGCTCCGGCGCGACCGCTCTCCTCGTCGGCCTCGTCGTCGTCATGCTGATCGGCCAACAGCTCGGTCAGCCGATCCTCCTCGGGTTCGTGCTCACCGGCAGCATGAACGCCGAGCCGGCCACCATGGCACCCGGCGACGGGTTCGTCGCGGTCCCACCGTCGCTCGCCGGCGACGTCGAGGAGGGGGACGTGGTGACGTTCGAGGCCAGAGAGCTGCAAGGGGGCGGACTGACGACCCACCGGATCGTCGGCGAGACGGACGAGGGGTACATCACGCGCGGCGACGCCAATCCCTTCACCGATCAGGACGGCCCGGAGCCGCCGGTACGGGAGTCACAGATCGCCGCCGTCGCGCTTCAACTCGACGGGGAGGTGGTGGTGATACCGAAGATCGGCCTCCTCGTGTTGGGGATGCAAGAGGCGTTCTCTATCGGCGCGTCGGCTCTCAGCGGCATGCCGGGGCTGGGCGGGCTGGCCGACGGCGACGTGGGCACGTCGATGGTCGCCGTCGGGCTGCTGCTCTTGGCCTACAGCGTCGTCGCCGAGATGGTCGGCGGCGAGCGGGGGCGGCCGGACCGGTCGGAGCGGTCGCGCAGCCGGCGGAGCGAGACGAGCGCGGTGCTCGTGCTCGTCGTCATCCTCCTTCTCATCACCGTCCCGGCGACCGCGAGCATGGTCGTCCCGTCGGGGACGAACGACATCACGATCGTGAGTTCACAGACGCCGAGCGGGAACCCGACCGTCATCGAACGGGGCGGCTCGGTGGAGTACACGTACAACTTCACGAACGACGGGTTCGTCCCGCGGATCGCGGTCGTCGAGGCCGCGAGCACGGGCGTCGACGTGAGCCACTCCGCGCTGGTGGCGGGTCGCGGCGAGACCGCCTCCTCGACCGTGACGATCCACGCACCGAACGAGACCGGCGCGTACGTCAGGTCCGTCGGCGAGTGGCAGTACGTCCAGTTCCTCCCCGCGTCCGTGATACTCGCGCTTCACGCGATACACCCGTTCGTCGCGGTCGCGGCGATAAACGCCGTCATCGTCGTCATCGTCACGGCCGTCTACGTCGTCGCCGTCGGGCTCGAACCGTTCCGGTTCCGCGACCGCAACCGCGACGTCGGCCTCGCCGACCGCGTCCGGCGGCGGATCCGCAAGTGGCTGTGAGCGCGGCCGTCGCGAGTCTCACCCGCCGCCCGCCCGGTCACAGACCGAGTATCAGCCGGAGGTTCCACCCCGTGAGAAGCAACCCGAGCCCGGTCGCCACGACCGGCGGCCAGTAGTAGGAGTACCGGTCGCGGACGCGTCCGCCCTGCACGCTGACCGAGATCAACACGAGGAAGACGAGGAGCTTCAACGCGAGGAATCCGGGGATGCCGACGGTCGCGAGCAGTCCCCCGACAACGGGGTTCCCCTCGATCAGCCCCGGGACGGCGACGGTCGCGTACAGGGTCGAGACGACGTCGCCCGCGCCGTAGGCGAGCGCCGCGACGAACCAGAGCGCGTAGAACGCTCCCGGCCGACTGCGGTAGAGTGGCGGCTCCGCGACGTTCGAGTGCTCGACCGCGGCGGCGGGGCGGGTGTCCGCGTCATCAGCGGTCGCCGCGTCCGCGCCGTCGGTCCCGCCCGTCGTCCGCTCCAACAGCGTGTCTATCTGGCTGCGCCGGGCGGCGATCTCGCCGGTCAGCTCCCGGTATCGCTCGTCGTCGTCCAACTCCTCGGGGTCGCGTCTGGCCTCAACACGTCGACGCCGCTCGACGAGCGAGAGGTATCGGTCGAGCGCCCCCTCGACCGCGCCGTGATCGACGAGGCGGGCGACCGTCTCTCGCAGTTCCTCGCGGGCGATCGGTCGCGGGACGTACTCGTCGACGTCGAGGCCAAGAACGGCGATTCCGCCCGAATCCCCCGATAGCAGCCCGATCTGACAGTCCGCGTGGCGGGCGCGGATCCGGCCGACCGTCGAGGCGGGATCGGCGTCGATGAGCCCGGCATCGAGGAGCACGACGTCGACCTCGTCGTCGAGTGCGTCGAGTCCGCTCTCGACGCTCTCCGCGACGCGAACCCCGTACGCGTCGAGCCACGCGGCGTACTCGTCTCCGCGGTCGGGGTCGGCGTCGAGGACGAGGACGAGGACGATGCCGTCGGTGTCGCGAGACATTCGCATCGTCACGTCGTGCTCGCGGAGGCCTAAGGGTTGGTGTCACCTCGGAGACCGGCAGACACGCCTCGCCTCGGCCACGGTCTCGCTCACGACTCCGTTGGCGGGTCCGCGAACAGTCCCGCGACAACCGTCTCGATCAGCGCCTCCTCGACCTCGTCGTAGGTCCCCGCCGGCACGACGGGCGTCTCCCGCGCCTGCGTGACGAAGAGCAGCGACCGCATGAGCCCGCGGACGACCGCCGGATCGTCGATCCGGAAATCGTCCCGTTCGACCCACTCGTCCGGCTGCGGTAACACCCGGTCGAAGGCGACCCGCTCACCGCTGTCCGCGGTGTCGGTGCCATCGCCGTTTTCGTGACCATCGCTGTTTTCGTGGCCACCGCCGTCGCCGCATCCGACCGTCGGTCCCTCGCCTCCGGAGTCGTGCGCGTCGTCGTAGCTCGTCCCGTTCAACTGCTCGTCGATGCGTCGGATCTCGCCCTCGACGAACAGCCGCCGGATGAGCGGGTTCGACCGCACCTGTCCGAGCGTCGTCCGCAAGATCGTCTCGGCCTCCTCGCGCGGCGTCTCGGCGGCGGCGACCTCCGCCTCCAGCGTCTCGAACAGCCGCCCGCGCTCGGCGATCAACACCGCGAGGTACAGCGCCTCCTTCGAATCGAAGAACTGGTAGAACGTGCTCGTCCCGATCCCGACCGCGTCCGTCACGTCGCTCACGCGCGTCCGGTCGAACCCGTGTCTCGCGAACAGGTCGTGGCCCGCCTCGATCAGATCCGCGCGGATGCGATCGCGGTCTTCCTCGGAAAATCTCGTCACTGCGCGCCTCCGCACGCCGGCCGCCGGCCCGACTCGAACGCTCGGTCTCTCGGCTCCATACCGGACATGCGATTTCACGAACGAAATATTTATTGATTCGTGAACCGAGTATTGACCGTGCACCGAGCTAGTTTCTCCGCCCCGAACAGCCCCGACCTGTCACTCCTCCAGTCGCGGAGCACGGCCCCCGCTAACGCGGTGTCGACCGTGGACGCCGCGGCGTCCGAGGCGCGGTAACGCATGCGGACGCGAACCCTGACTGCGATCCTCGTGAGCGTCCTGCTCGTCGCGAGCGGCGTCGGCGCGGGTGCCGTCGGCGCGGAACTCGCCGGGACGTCGGCCGGGGGGATCGACAGCGGTCCGGCACAGACTGGAACAGTTTACGGATCGCCTGATATTGAGGTGTACACACCGAATCCAAACCTCGTTCCGGGCCAGACGAATGAAGTCCAGATCCAACTTTCCAACGAAGGCAATCTGCGGTCTGGGGCCTCAACCGACCGTAGCGTCGTTACGACGGCGCGAAATGTCCGCATCGAGGCTGACGATCAGTTCTCTCCACTATCTGTCGAGTCTGGCGAGGTTGTTGTCGGTTCGGTAACCTCGGAAGCACCCGGAGAAGTGACACTGGATGTCAACGTACCAGAGGATCTTGAATCTGGGACGTATGATCTCGATCTGGATATCACCTATCGGTATCAGTCCCTAGTCAGGCCAAACGATAGTGACCGACAAGTCACTGAGCGAACAGTCACCGTCTCTCGCGATGTCGAACTCCGCGTCCGCGACGACGCCCGGTTCCAGGTCGTCGACGTCGAGAGCGACACGCAGGTCGGCGACAGCGGTACCGTCGAGGCGACGATCGAGAACGTCGGCGCGGAGACGGCCCGAAACGCCGACGTGACTTTCAGCACGCAGAGCAGCAGCGTCACCGTGAGCGGCGGACAGTCAGACACAGTCCGTGTCCCGGAGATCGGCCCGGGCGAGACGGCGACGGTCGCCTACGACGTCGGCGTCGCGTCGGACCTCCCGGCCCAGCAGTACACCCTCGCGGGCTCCGTCGCGTTCGAGGACCCGGACGGAATATCTCGGACCGACGACGGGCTCTCGCTCGGCGTCCTCCCGCTCGCAGAACAGGAGTTCGCGCTCACCGACGTGGACTCACAGCTCCGCGTCGGGGAGGACGGCGACCTGGTCGGGACCGTCCGAAACGACGGTCCGGTGCGGGCCGAGAGCGTCGTCGTGCAGTACGCCGGCGACGACCAGAGCGTGATCCCGGCGGAGCGGTCGACCGCCGTGGGGACGCTCGGTCCCGGCGAGTCTGCGAACTTCTCGCTGCCGATCGCGATCGGCGGCGAGGCGGAGGCCGGGCTGCGCTCGCTCGACATGGCGGTCCGGTACCGCAACGACGAGGGCGAGACCAGGGCATTCGAGGATCTCGTCGTCGACGCCGAGGTCGCTCCCGAGCGCGACCGCTTCGACGTCGCGATCGAGAACCGCACCATCCAAGCTGGCGGGACCCGCACCATCGACGTCGCGGTGACGAACAACCTTGACGAGCCCGCGAGCGACGTGGAGGCCCGCCTGTTTGCCGACGACCCGCTGGACACCGGCACCACCGACACGGGGTACGTCCAGTCGCTCGATCCCGGCGAGACCACGACGATGACATTCGAGTTGACCACCACGGCCTCCGCGACACCGGGGAGCACCTACCCCGTCTCACTCGACTTCCGGTACGACGACGCCGACGGCGACAGCCAGCTCACCGACACCTACCGCGTCCCGATCGACGTGACCGAAAGCGAGGAGGGCGGACTGCCGCTACCGGTCATCGTCGTCGCGCTCCTCGTCGTCGGGACGGGGGCGCTCGTCCTCTACAGGAGGCGGCAGTAACCGATGTCGCGGTCGCTCGGCGAGCAGACCGAGGCGTGGACGCGGCGGCTCAACGACGCTATCGTCGACAGCCCGCGCCGAGTCATCGTCATCTTCCTCGTGCTCACGCTGGTGTTCGCCGGCGGAATCGGGCTCGTCAGCACGGACACCGAAGCGACCGACTCGTTCACCGAAGACCTCGACGAGCAGGAGGCGCTCGACGCCGTCAATCAGGAGTTCGAAGACCCGTTCGAACCGGAACGCGAGTCCACGCAGCTCATCCACTCGGGCAGTAACGTCCTGACGAAAGAGGCGCTTCTCAGGGACCTCCGGGTCTTAGAGGAGATAGAGTCGCGAGACGACCTCCGCGTCGCCTCCGCGAACGGCCCGGCCACGGTCGTCGCCCAACGGCTCGACCCGACGGCGACCACGGCGGCCGAACAGCGGCGCGCAGTCGAGTCGACGAGCGCGACCCGCGTCAGACAGGTCGTTCGCGACCTCTCGGAGAACCCGCGGTTCACGGGGACGCTCGCGACGGACTTCAATCCGACGAGCGCGAGCGCCTCTGCGTCTATCACGGTCGTCTCACACGACGTTCCGGCCGGATTCTCGTCGGGAGACCTCCAGGAGATCCAGACGTCGATCCGGTCCATCGCGGCTGATCAGCCCGGCGAGATAACGGCGTTCGGCAGCGGCGTGACGAACGCCGAGACGGCGAACGTCATCGGTGACTCGCTCACCATCGTGATGCCCGTCGTCGTGCTGCTGCTGTTGTTGTTCTTAGTCGTCGCCTACCGCGACCCGATCGACCTCGCGCTCGGGCTGTTGTCGCTTTTGATGACCGTCATCTGGACGTTCGGGTTCCTCGGCTTTTCGGGAATCCCGTTCAGCCAGCAGCTCATCGCGGTTCCCGTGCTGTTGCTCGCGGTCGGGGTGGACTTCGGGATCCACATCATCAACCGCTACCGCGAGGAGGTCGTCGACGGCTACGAGGCCACGGAGGCGATGCGCGAGGCGAACAACCAGTTGATGATCGCCTTCATCATCGTCACCGTGACGACCGTGTTCGGGTTCGGCGCGAACGTTATCTCCGATCTCGGACCGATCCGAAACATGGGGCTCGCCTCCGCGATCGGGATCGTCTTCACCTTCCTGATATTCGGGCTGTTCCTCCCGGCGGCGAAGCTGGAGGTCGACCGGTTCCGAGAGCGGTACGGCGTCCCCGAGTTCAACTCCGCGCCGATCTCATCGGAAGACTCGACGCTCGGAAAGCTCCTGGCGTTCCCGGCGCAGGTCAGCCGGTACGCCCCGATCGCGTTCGTCGTCGTGTTACTCGTCACGGGAGGAATGACCGCGGCGTACGGCAGCGGCGTGGACACGTCCTTCGAGACGGAGGACTTCCTCCCGCCCGAAGAACAGCCCGACTACATGACCGGGCTCCCTGAACCGTTCGCGCCGAGCGAGTACACCGTCACCGAGACGCTGAACCTCCTCGAAGACCGCTTCTCGACGAACCAGGATCAGTCGGTGAAGTTGTACGTCGAGGGGAACTTCGAGGAGGGCCACGCGCTGGAGGCGCTCGCGGACCCGAACGACGACCCGCCGGGCGCGCTCGCCGTCGGCGACGGCGGGAGCGCCCAACCGACCAGCATCGTGACGGTGATTCGGGCACACGCCGATCGGGACCCCGAGTTCGCCGCGCTGGTCGCCCGCAACGACGTCGACGGCGACGGGATCCCCGACCGCAACCTCGCCCGGATCTACGACGTGCTCTTCGCCTCGTCGGCCGGCGACCGCGCGGAGCAGTATCTCACGCCGGACCGGCGGAGCGCACAGGTCGACTACGCGATCGATTCGAGCGCCTCACAGGGCGAAGCCGCCGTCGACGCCCGCGAGTTCGCGGACGAGTTCCGGTTCGAGACGACCGCGACCGGCCAGCTCGTCGTCTTCGACGCGGTGACGGACATCATCTTCAACTCCGCGATCCAGGGGCTGATCCTCGCGATGGCGCTGACGGGAGTGTTCCTCGTCATCGCGTACGCCACCTTGGAGGGCAAACCGCTCCTCGGGATCGTGAACCTCTTTCCGATCTTGATCGCGATCGCGTTCCTGCTCGGAACGATGCGGTACCTCGGGATGTCGCTAAACGCGCTCACGGCGACGATCCTCTCCATCTCGATCGGACTCGGAATCGCCTACTCGGTGCACGCGACTCACCGGTTCATCGACGAGTTCAACGCGGGCGCGGACGCCTACGAGTCGATGATAATCACGCTCTCGGGGACCGGCGGTGCCCTGCTCGGGAGCATGCTCACGACCTCGCTCGGGACGGGCGCGCTCGCGCTCGCCATCACCCCGGTTCTCGGCGACTTCGGCCTGCTGATGGCACTGAGCGTTGTCTACTCGTTCGTGTTCACGATCGTCGCCCTCCCTCCCGCGGTGCTGCTGTGGGAGCGGTATCACGGCGCGTGGGACGGTCTCGCGGTGCGCGTGACGGGAGCCTAGCTCCCCGCGTCGTCGTCCGTCGCGTCGTCGGTGAATTCGAAGTCGTGATCGCGCGTCGTGGCGTCGCGGTCGTCTCCATCTGGTTGTCTCCCGTCCGGTTCGCCCGTGTCGGTCGCGACGGGGTCGACGTCGGCGGTTCCGCCGTCGGTGTCGGTGACGGGTGCGTCGGCCGCGTCCGCATCGCTCGCGCCGGCCGTATCCTCACTGCTCGCATCGATCGCGTCCGCATCGCCCGCGCCGGCCGCATCCTCACTGCTCGGGTCGAACGCGGCCGCTTCCGTCGCCCGCGCCTGTAGCTCCTCGATCCGCGGAACCGAGGTCACGTTGGCGAAGAGCACCGTCGCGGTGATCGTCTCCGCGTCGGGCAGCGGCTCGTCGCCGGCGAGCACCTCCACGGTCCCCGTCTCCTCCTCGAGGAGGTACCGCCCCGTCTCAAACCCCTTCCGTGAGATCGCCGAGGGGGGACCCGAGAGGATCAACAGCGCGCGATCGGTCGACCCGATGTCACAGGGCAGCGTCAGAGCGGAGTTGAGCGCCTGTTGGACCAGCCGCTTGACCGTCGCCGCGTCGGTCTCGTGACCGCCGCGAGTGTCGTCTGCGAGCCCGAGAAGTCGAAGCAGGCGATCGATCCAGCCCGACGAGTCGGTATCGATGGTGACCGTCTCGCGGCCGATAGAAGCGATGCCGCCGACATCGAGCGTCCGCCGGATGTCGGCGGGGTCGATCCGCATTTCGGAGGGAGAGGTTGGGTCGCGCTCGCCGGCACCAAACAGCCCCACGATCCGCGTCGCGATCGCGTCGTTGATCGCGTCGTAGCGGTCCGACACGGGATCTTCGCCGTGTCGCCACGCCTCGTTGTCGACCGGGAAGACGGCGTCGGCGAGCGGGACGAGCGTCCGGATCCCGCGGGCGGCAGTCAGCGCTCGCCGGTCGGACTCGGTCGACGCCGGGAGGACGCCGAGCGCGTACACCGGGCTCTCGTGGACCGCCTGCAGCTCCTCGACTATCACGCTCCCGACGCCGGAGCCCGTCCCGCCGCCGAGCCCCGCGACGACCATCGTCGCCGCAACCTCCGTCTCGTCGATCTGATCCAGCGCGCGGCGGATCTCCGGGAGGTCAGTCGTGGCGACGTCGGCACCGACCTCCGGGTCG is a genomic window containing:
- a CDS encoding aminodeoxychorismate/anthranilate synthase component II, with amino-acid sequence MTDARRGESSTADGRQTGRDSPAGGGWRAGKGDLDARILVIDNYDSFAYNLVQYVGEVAGAVTVRRNDAVDLAGIREIDPDGVVVSPGPGTPADAGVSTAVFALDRPVFGVCLGHQAMCANRGSRVTHAPEVVHGKPSTITHDGAGVFAGLPDRLRVGRYHSLCVTREDLPDELVETARTEDERSVVMGVRHREKPHVGVQFHPESILTPRGEAMVRNFAEVCADRA
- a CDS encoding aminotransferase class IV, yielding MPEDQLRYHVDGDLVPADEATVSVEDRGFAYGDAAFETLRAYGGEVFRWDAHAARLAGTCETLGLDHGVADAELKARIDETLAANTLDDAYVKCSITRGVQSGTLDPRPDVDPTVVVIAKPLPRGGVGAGDERAGENGANKDGVGDEMAGENGVGAVYDGPAALQTTKTRKPSSRAFPADAKTHNYLNGILARLELRVTGADEALMLDPEGNVAEGATSNVFFSDGTALKTPSLDGPVLPGITRRAVIEIAEEEGIPVEEGAYAPDAVREAEEVFLTNSTWEIRPVATVDGIAVGGTGGERTGGGADAAAGPLTTLLSRLFDRRVEERYYDGERL
- a CDS encoding Rieske 2Fe-2S domain-containing protein; translation: MDAERRVAAVKEVPEESTLLVTLRPVDADAVDDGEGDVGESDDGRPEAEAILTRATGEVTAFRNYCQHWTDVRLDKDDGAFVRNGEVFCQKHGATFEADSGYCNFGPCEGAILETVDVTVDDDAVFLADDAYEFVRLGPARRDGDAGDSRIDFTGN
- a CDS encoding S26 family signal peptidase, which produces MNLRSLAGSGATALLVGLVVVMLIGQQLGQPILLGFVLTGSMNAEPATMAPGDGFVAVPPSLAGDVEEGDVVTFEARELQGGGLTTHRIVGETDEGYITRGDANPFTDQDGPEPPVRESQIAAVALQLDGEVVVIPKIGLLVLGMQEAFSIGASALSGMPGLGGLADGDVGTSMVAVGLLLLAYSVVAEMVGGERGRPDRSERSRSRRSETSAVLVLVVILLLITVPATASMVVPSGTNDITIVSSQTPSGNPTVIERGGSVEYTYNFTNDGFVPRIAVVEAASTGVDVSHSALVAGRGETASSTVTIHAPNETGAYVRSVGEWQYVQFLPASVILALHAIHPFVAVAAINAVIVVIVTAVYVVAVGLEPFRFRDRNRDVGLADRVRRRIRKWL
- a CDS encoding HalX domain-containing protein, whose protein sequence is MSRDTDGIVLVLVLDADPDRGDEYAAWLDAYGVRVAESVESGLDALDDEVDVVLLDAGLIDADPASTVGRIRARHADCQIGLLSGDSGGIAVLGLDVDEYVPRPIAREELRETVARLVDHGAVEGALDRYLSLVERRRRVEARRDPEELDDDERYRELTGEIAARRSQIDTLLERTTGGTDGADAATADDADTRPAAAVEHSNVAEPPLYRSRPGAFYALWFVAALAYGAGDVVSTLYATVAVPGLIEGNPVVGGLLATVGIPGFLALKLLVFLVLISVSVQGGRVRDRYSYYWPPVVATGLGLLLTGWNLRLILGL
- a CDS encoding TetR/AcrR family transcriptional regulator, with amino-acid sequence MTRFSEEDRDRIRADLIEAGHDLFARHGFDRTRVSDVTDAVGIGTSTFYQFFDSKEALYLAVLIAERGRLFETLEAEVAAAETPREEAETILRTTLGQVRSNPLIRRLFVEGEIRRIDEQLNGTSYDDAHDSGGEGPTVGCGDGGGHENSDGHENGDGTDTADSGERVAFDRVLPQPDEWVERDDFRIDDPAVVRGLMRSLLFVTQARETPVVPAGTYDEVEEALIETVVAGLFADPPTES
- a CDS encoding COG1361 S-layer family protein, with product MRTRTLTAILVSVLLVASGVGAGAVGAELAGTSAGGIDSGPAQTGTVYGSPDIEVYTPNPNLVPGQTNEVQIQLSNEGNLRSGASTDRSVVTTARNVRIEADDQFSPLSVESGEVVVGSVTSEAPGEVTLDVNVPEDLESGTYDLDLDITYRYQSLVRPNDSDRQVTERTVTVSRDVELRVRDDARFQVVDVESDTQVGDSGTVEATIENVGAETARNADVTFSTQSSSVTVSGGQSDTVRVPEIGPGETATVAYDVGVASDLPAQQYTLAGSVAFEDPDGISRTDDGLSLGVLPLAEQEFALTDVDSQLRVGEDGDLVGTVRNDGPVRAESVVVQYAGDDQSVIPAERSTAVGTLGPGESANFSLPIAIGGEAEAGLRSLDMAVRYRNDEGETRAFEDLVVDAEVAPERDRFDVAIENRTIQAGGTRTIDVAVTNNLDEPASDVEARLFADDPLDTGTTDTGYVQSLDPGETTTMTFELTTTASATPGSTYPVSLDFRYDDADGDSQLTDTYRVPIDVTESEEGGLPLPVIVVALLVVGTGALVLYRRRQ
- a CDS encoding RND family transporter, coding for MSRSLGEQTEAWTRRLNDAIVDSPRRVIVIFLVLTLVFAGGIGLVSTDTEATDSFTEDLDEQEALDAVNQEFEDPFEPERESTQLIHSGSNVLTKEALLRDLRVLEEIESRDDLRVASANGPATVVAQRLDPTATTAAEQRRAVESTSATRVRQVVRDLSENPRFTGTLATDFNPTSASASASITVVSHDVPAGFSSGDLQEIQTSIRSIAADQPGEITAFGSGVTNAETANVIGDSLTIVMPVVVLLLLLFLVVAYRDPIDLALGLLSLLMTVIWTFGFLGFSGIPFSQQLIAVPVLLLAVGVDFGIHIINRYREEVVDGYEATEAMREANNQLMIAFIIVTVTTVFGFGANVISDLGPIRNMGLASAIGIVFTFLIFGLFLPAAKLEVDRFRERYGVPEFNSAPISSEDSTLGKLLAFPAQVSRYAPIAFVVVLLVTGGMTAAYGSGVDTSFETEDFLPPEEQPDYMTGLPEPFAPSEYTVTETLNLLEDRFSTNQDQSVKLYVEGNFEEGHALEALADPNDDPPGALAVGDGGSAQPTSIVTVIRAHADRDPEFAALVARNDVDGDGIPDRNLARIYDVLFASSAGDRAEQYLTPDRRSAQVDYAIDSSASQGEAAVDAREFADEFRFETTATGQLVVFDAVTDIIFNSAIQGLILAMALTGVFLVIAYATLEGKPLLGIVNLFPILIAIAFLLGTMRYLGMSLNALTATILSISIGLGIAYSVHATHRFIDEFNAGADAYESMIITLSGTGGALLGSMLTTSLGTGALALAITPVLGDFGLLMALSVVYSFVFTIVALPPAVLLWERYHGAWDGLAVRVTGA
- a CDS encoding tubulin/FtsZ family protein, with product MKLALIGVGDAGTRIVDRLVAAEAETGRWFTEGNVLAFNTAAHAFDETESIPDERQVLIGDTHPAVTQRVPDDTDGTDSTAAGRDEADVSGAAGGSTAERPGVGGDPEVGADVATTDLPEIRRALDQIDETEVAATMVVAGLGGGTGSGVGSVIVEELQAVHESPVYALGVLPASTESDRRALTAARGIRTLVPLADAVFPVDNEAWRHGEDPVSDRYDAINDAIATRIVGLFGAGERDPTSPSEMRIDPADIRRTLDVGGIASIGRETVTIDTDSSGWIDRLLRLLGLADDTRGGHETDAATVKRLVQQALNSALTLPCDIGSTDRALLILSGPPSAISRKGFETGRYLLEEETGTVEVLAGDEPLPDAETITATVLFANVTSVPRIEELQARATEAAAFDPSSEDAAGAGDADAIDASSEDTAGASDADAADAPVTDTDGGTADVDPVATDTGEPDGRQPDGDDRDATTRDHDFEFTDDATDDDAGS